The Solibacillus sp. FSL W7-1464 genome contains a region encoding:
- a CDS encoding sugar phosphate isomerase/epimerase family protein, with translation MKKGKIGVQMMMLKDKVEEIGIYETMRKINELGYHAVEVSQIPMTENNVSELKRASQDFDIEIAALSASLDPIMPGMPGETLTDDFDKIVQDCKTLDCNFLRIGMLPLTIMGDKEKIMQFISKAEDMAHSLAEQGIELYYHTHHIEFQKFDGEYLLDMIKNNTSKLGFELDIHWIQRAGENPVDIISQYKDRISLLHLKDYRIGQLDLNEEDFKDMPKFFNKFTNLIEFAEVGEGNMNIPAVIDAGLASGVKYFLVEQDDTYGRDPFDCLEISAQNLRKLGYADWFGVTVK, from the coding sequence ATGAAAAAAGGGAAAATCGGCGTACAAATGATGATGCTGAAAGATAAAGTAGAGGAAATCGGCATTTACGAAACGATGAGAAAAATTAACGAACTGGGATATCACGCAGTGGAAGTCTCGCAAATCCCAATGACTGAAAATAATGTCTCTGAGCTGAAAAGAGCCAGCCAGGATTTCGATATCGAAATAGCAGCTTTATCAGCTTCACTGGACCCGATAATGCCAGGAATGCCGGGTGAAACATTAACAGATGACTTTGATAAAATTGTCCAGGACTGCAAAACACTGGACTGTAATTTCCTCCGCATCGGCATGCTGCCGCTGACAATTATGGGCGACAAAGAAAAAATCATGCAGTTTATCTCAAAAGCGGAAGACATGGCGCATAGCCTAGCAGAACAGGGAATCGAGCTATACTACCATACGCATCATATCGAATTCCAAAAATTTGATGGTGAGTATCTTCTTGATATGATCAAAAACAATACATCCAAGCTTGGTTTCGAGTTGGATATCCATTGGATTCAGCGAGCTGGTGAAAATCCGGTTGATATTATCAGTCAGTATAAGGACCGGATTTCTTTATTACATCTGAAGGATTACCGTATTGGCCAATTAGATTTGAATGAGGAAGATTTCAAGGACATGCCAAAGTTCTTCAATAAATTCACAAATTTAATTGAATTTGCGGAAGTCGGCGAAGGGAATATGAATATCCCGGCTGTTATTGATGCAGGGCTTGCAAGCGGCGTAAAGTATTTCCTGGTGGAACAGGACGATACGTACGGTCGCGACCCGTTCGATTGTCTGGAAATTTCAGCGCAGAATTTACGTAAACTCGGATATGCCGATTGGTTCGGGGTAACGGTTAAATGA
- a CDS encoding Gfo/Idh/MocA family protein, producing MSKDGMTYAPKGKPNPVVKEGEFSIAAAALDHGHIYGMVNGLLEAGATLKWVYDPDSKKVEEFVEKFPQVAIAESLDQILDDHEVKLVAAAAIPSQRSALGNRVMESGKDYFTDKTPFTTMAQLEETKRVVKKTGKKYMVYFSERLHVEGAVFAGQLIKDGAIGRVIQVTGFGPHRLNAESRPDWFFDKEQYGGIICDIGSHQIEQFLYYAGCKDAEVLHSKVGNYNNPDYPGLEDYGDATLRGDNGATQIFKVDWFTPDGLRTWGDGRTFITGTEGTIEIRKYLDVAREETGDHLYLVNKDGEKHYSLSGTVGYPFFGEFIKDCINRTENAMTQEHAFKAAELCLIAQERAVVVTR from the coding sequence ATGAGTAAAGACGGAATGACATATGCGCCGAAAGGAAAACCGAATCCTGTAGTGAAGGAAGGTGAGTTTTCGATTGCGGCTGCCGCTCTTGATCATGGCCATATCTATGGAATGGTAAACGGCCTACTGGAAGCAGGCGCGACATTGAAATGGGTTTATGATCCGGACTCAAAAAAAGTGGAGGAATTCGTCGAGAAATTTCCACAAGTTGCAATAGCAGAATCGCTCGATCAGATTCTGGATGACCATGAAGTGAAACTGGTTGCCGCAGCTGCGATTCCTTCGCAGCGCAGTGCACTTGGAAATCGGGTGATGGAATCCGGAAAAGATTATTTTACGGATAAAACACCATTCACCACGATGGCCCAATTGGAGGAGACGAAGCGTGTCGTTAAAAAGACCGGAAAGAAGTATATGGTTTATTTCAGCGAACGTCTTCATGTTGAAGGTGCGGTATTTGCAGGACAGCTCATTAAGGACGGTGCAATTGGCCGAGTCATTCAAGTGACCGGTTTCGGACCGCACCGTTTGAATGCAGAAAGCCGCCCGGACTGGTTTTTTGATAAAGAGCAGTACGGCGGAATCATTTGTGATATCGGCAGCCATCAGATTGAACAGTTTTTATATTATGCCGGCTGTAAAGATGCAGAGGTTCTGCACAGTAAAGTCGGAAATTACAATAATCCGGACTATCCTGGACTTGAGGATTACGGTGATGCCACGCTGCGCGGAGATAACGGTGCCACTCAAATTTTCAAAGTCGATTGGTTTACGCCGGACGGATTGCGGACATGGGGTGATGGCCGCACTTTCATCACCGGAACAGAAGGTACCATTGAAATCCGCAAATATCTGGATGTGGCGCGTGAAGAAACGGGCGATCACTTATATCTTGTTAACAAGGATGGTGAAAAGCATTACAGTCTTTCAGGGACTGTCGGCTACCCGTTTTTCGGGGAATTTATCAAAGACTGTATCAATCGCACTGAGAATGCTATGACGCAAGAGCATGCATTCAAAGCAGCCGAGCTGTGCCTGATTGCACAGGAACGGGCTGTCGTCGTCACGCGGTAA